A window from Peromyscus eremicus chromosome 1, PerEre_H2_v1, whole genome shotgun sequence encodes these proteins:
- the Tshz3 gene encoding teashirt homolog 3: MAAYVSDELKAAALVEDGIEPEEQAADGEPSAKYMCPEKDLSKACPSYQNSPAAEFSSHEMDSESHISETSDRMADFESSSIKNEEETKEVPVPLEDTTVSDSLEQMKAVYNNFLSNSYWSNLNLNLHQPSSENNGGSSSSSSSSSSSCGSGSFDWHQSAMAKTLQQVSQNRMLPEPSLFSTVQLYRQSSKLYGSIFTGASKFRCKDCSAAYDTLVELTVHMNETGHYRDDNHETDNNNPKRWSKPRKRSLLEMEGKEDAQKVLKCMYCGHSFESLQDLSVHMIKTKHYQKVPLKEPVTPVTAKIIPAARKKPSLELELPSSPDSTGGTPKATLSDTSDALQKNSNPYITPNNRYGHQNGASYAWHFEARKSQILKCMECGSSHDTLQELTAHMMVTGHFIKVTNSAMKKGKPIMETPVTPTITTLLDEKVQSVPLAATTFTSPSNTPASVSPKLTVEVKKEVDKEKVVMDEKPKEKEKTSEEEEKYDISSKYHYLTENDLEESPKGGLDILKSLENTVTSAINKAQNGTPSWGGYPSIHAAYQLPNMMKLSLGSSGKSTPLKPIFGNSEIVSPTKTQTLVSPPSSQTSPMPKTNFHAMEELVKKVTEKVAKVEEKMKEPEGKLSPPKRATPSPCSSEQSEPVKMEASGGGGFKSQENSPSPPRDGCKEGSPAAEPVENGKEPVKPLSGGLSGSTAIITDHPPEQPFVNPLSALQSVMNIHLGKAAKPSLPALDPMSMLFKMSNSLAEKAAVATPPPLQAKKADHLDRYFYHVNNDQPIDLTKGKSDKGCSLGSGLLSPTSTSPATSSSTVTTAKTSAVVSFMSNSPLRENALSDISDMLKNLTESHTSKSSTPSSISEKSDIDGATLEEAEESTPAQKRKGRQSNWNPQHLLILQAQFAASLRQTSEGKYIMSDLSPQERMHISRFTGLSMTTISHWLANVKYQLRRTGGTKFLKNLDTGHPVFFCNDCASQIRTPSTYISHLESHLGFRLRDLSKLSTEQINNQIAQTKSPSEKLVTSSPEEDLGTSYQCKLCNRTFASKHAVKLHLSKTHGKSPEDHLLFVSELEKQ; this comes from the coding sequence ATGGCAGCCTATGTTTCCGATGAGTTAAAGGCAGCCGCCTTAGTAGAGGATGGCATAGAGCCTGAGGAGCAGGCGGCCGATGGAGAACCCTCAGCCAAGTACATGTGTCCAGAGAAGGATCTCAGCAAGGCCTGCCCAAGCTACCAGAACTCACCAGCTGCTGAGTTTTCCAGCCACGAAATGGACAGCGAATCTCACATCAGTGAGACCAGTGACCGGATGGCTGACTTTGAAAGTAGCTCCATTAAGAACGAAGAGGAGACCAAGGAGGTCCCGGTGCCCCTGGAAGACACAACCGTGTCGGATAGCCTGGAGCAGATGAAGGCCGTGTACAACAACTTCCTGTCCAATTCCTACTGGTCCAACCTCAACCTGAACCTGCACCAGCCCTCCTCAGAGAACAAcgggggcagcagcagcagcagcagcagcagcagcagcagctgcggCAGCGGGAGCTTTGACTGGCACCAGAGCGCTATGGCGAAGACCCTGCAGCAGGTGTCGCAGAACCGCATGTTGCCTGAGCCCAGCCTGTTCAGCACCGTGCAGCTATATCGCCAGAGCAGCAAGCTGTATGGCTCCATCTTCACCGGGGCCAGCAAGTTCCGTTGCAAAGACTGCAGCGCTGCCTACGACACCCTGGTGGAGCTGACGGTGCACATGAATGAGACAGGTCACTATCGCGATGACAACCACGAGACAGACAACAACAACCCCAAGCGCTGGTCCAAGCCTCGCAAGCGGTCTTTGTTGGagatggaagggaaggaagatgCTCAGAAGGTGCTGAAGTGCATGTACTGTGGCCACTCCTTTGAGTCTCTCCAAGACCTGAGTGTCCACATGATCAAAACTAAACACTACCAAAAAGTGCCTCTCAAGGAACCTGTCACACCTGTCACAGCCAAAATCATCCCTGCCGCTCGGAAGAAACCTtcgctggagctggagctgcctAGCTCCCCCGACTCCACAGGTGGAACCCCCAAAGCTACCCTGTCTGATACCAGTGATGCTCTGCAGAAGAACTCCAATCCTTACATCACGCCAAATAACCGGTACGGCCACCAGAATGGGGCCAGCTATGCATGGCACTTTGAGGCCCGCAAGTCCCAGATCCTCAAATGCATGGAGTGTGGAAGCTCCCATGACACACTCCAGGAGCTCACAGCCCACATGATGGTCACTGGCCACTTTATCAAGGTCACAAACTCAGCCATGAAGAAGGGGAAGCCCATCATGGAGACACCCGTCACGCCCACCATCACCACCTTGCTGGATGAGAAGGTACAGTCCGTGCCACTGGCAGCCACCACATTCACATCTCCCTCCAATACACCTGCGAGTGTCTCCCCGAAGCTGACCGTGGAAGTCAAAAAGGAAGTGGACAAGGAGAAAGTAGTCATGGATGAGAAAcccaaggagaaagagaagaccagtgaggaggaggagaagtatGACATTTCTTCCAAGTACCACTATTTGACTGAAAATGACTTAGAAGAGAGCCCCAAAGGGGGGCTAGATATCCTGAAATCCCTCGAAAACACAGTGACATCAGCCATCAACAAGGCTCAGAATGGCACTCCCAGCTGGGGGGGTTACCCCAGCATCCACGCCGCCTACCAGCTCCCCAACATGATGAAGTTGTCCCTGggttcctcagggaagagcacaccccTGAAACCCATATTTGGCAACAGTGAGATCGTGTCTCCTACAAAAACCCAGACCCTGGTCTCTCCGCCCAGCAGCCAGACCTCCCCCATGCCCAAGACAAACTTTCACGCCATGGAAGAACTGGTGAAAAAAGTCACTGAGAAAGTTGCCAAAGTTGAGGAGAAGATGAAAGAACCCGAAGGCAAGCTGTCACCACCCAAGCGGGCCACGCCGTCCCCTTGCAGCAGTGAGCAGAGTGAGCCCGTTAAGATGGAAGCCTCTGGTGGTGGTGGCTTCAAAAGCCAGGAGAACAGCCCCAGCCCGCCAAGAGATGGATGCAAGGAGGGGAGCCCTGCCGCAGAGCCGGTGGAGAACGGTAAGGAGCCGGTGAAGCCCCTGAGCGGAGGGCTCAGCGGCAGCACAGCCATCATCACGGACCACCCACCAGAACAGCCTTTTGTGAACCCCCTGAGTGCCCTGCAGTCAGTCATGAATATCCACTTGGGCAAAGCCGCCAAGCCCTCCCTGCCTGCCCTGGACCCCATGAGCATGCTTTTCAAGATGAGCAACAGTCTAGCCGAGAAGGCAGCCGTGGCCACCCCACCACCCCTTCAGGCCAAGAAGGCGGACCATCTGGACCGCTATTTCTACCACGTCAACAATGACCAGCCCATAGACTTGACAAAAGGAAAGAGTGACAAAGGTTGCTCCTTAGGTTCAGGGCTTTTGTCCCCCACATCCACATCCCCAGCAACTTCCTCATCTACAGTGACAACAGCAAAGACATCTGCCGTCGTATCATTCATGTCAAACTCGCCACTGCGCGAGAATGCCTTGTCAGATATATCCGATATGTTGAAGAACTTGACAGAGAGCCACACGTCAAAATCCTCTACTCCTTCCAGCATCTCTGAGAAGTCTGACATTGACGGGGCCACCCTGGAAGAGGCCGAGGAATCGACTCCAGCACAGAAGAGGAAAGGCCGCCAGTCAAACTGGAATCCTCAGCACCTGCTCATCCTGCAGGCCCAGTTTGCAGCCAGCCTCCGGCAGACATCAGAAGGGAAGTACATCATGTCAGATCTGAGCCCCCAGGAGCGCATGCACATCTCGAGGTTCACCGGGCTCTCCATGACCACCATCAGCCACTGGCTGGCCAATGTGAAGTACCAACTTCGAAGGACAGGTGGAACAAAgttcctcaaaaacttggacactgGCCACCCTGTGTTCTTTTGTAACGACTGTGCATCACAAATCAGGACTCCTTCCACGTACATCAGCCACCTAGAGTCACACCTGGGCTTCCGGCTACGGGACTTATCGAAATTATCCACTGAACAGATTAACAATCAAATAGCACAAACCAAGTCGCCATCAGAAAAATTGGTGACATCCTCCCCGGAGGAGGACCTGGGGACCTCCTATCAGTGCAAGCTTTGCAATCGGACCTTTGCAAGCAAGCACGCTGTTAAACTTCACCTTAGCAAAACTCACGGGAAGTCGCCAGAAGACCACCTTCTGTTTGTTTCCGAGCTGGAGAAGCAGTAG